Within Aphelocoma coerulescens isolate FSJ_1873_10779 chromosome 1A, UR_Acoe_1.0, whole genome shotgun sequence, the genomic segment TTGACAGTTCTGACATGACAAGCTGAGGCTCCACTGCTGGAACTCAAAAGGCTCCCCCATCCCTCCTCCAACCTCTTATCTCATCTATCTGAGGACACTGACCTCCTCCCTCAGTATTTTCCTTCTGCGTCAAAACTCAAGGTCAAGTCAAGGGTGCAGGGACCCTCTTGGTCTGCTTTTCTGACACTTCCATGAACACCAGGAAGTACAGGTCATTTCTGGGATCACTGGGGCGTGTTCTGCTCACTCAGTGTGCAGCTCACCAGCACTGGTGAACTGGCACCTCAGTCTCCAGCTGGGAAAGGGACACTCATCTTTCTGTAGATAGAAATGGCTGTCTGAAATACTCAGGCCATTCCTAAAAATCTTCATGAAACTTAATGTTGTCTGCTGTGCCAGGCAGTGTCATCATATATTTCTGACCCTCTGAAATCTACTACTCTTAGGAGTATGGAGATTCCTGGGAGTTATCTTTTATTGGTTACTTTGGGCTTTTTGCACAGAGCTGTTCAACAAaactttttctctcctctctgtcTGCAGCCTGAGCAAAAGACGTGGCCGAGTTTGCTCACAGCATGGATAACAGCAGTGGTCCTGTTCTTCTCCCTAcgttgctgctcctgctgcagaacATGAGCAGCCCCAAAACCTCCACCTTTCATGCTGGCTATGAGATGGCAGAACCCCCAGCTCCAGGCGCCGGCTCCAGCAGGAACCACTCTCTGGTAGAGTACGGGCTGAGGCCGGGGGAAATCGCAGCTGCCAGCGTGGTTTGGGGAGCGCTGTGGCTGATTTCTGTCTTGGGAAACTTCCTCGTTTGCTTAGTGATCCACAGGAGCAGGAGGACACAGTCCACCACCAACTATTTTGTGGTGTCCATGGCCTGTGCAGACCTTGTGAGCAGCGTGGGGAGCGcgcccttcctgctgctgcagctgagctccGGGCGGTGGATGCTGGGCAGCGGGGTGTGCCGGCTGGTGAGGTACATCCAGTACCTCACGCCCGGGGTCCAGATCTACGTGCTCCTCACCATCAGCGTAGATCAATGCTACACCCTAGTCCACCCCCTGAGCTTCAAAGTGCCCAGGGAGAAAGTGAAGAGAATGACTCTGGTCTCTTGGCTCTGTGGTGCTCTGTTTGCATCACCAGCCTGTTTTCTCTATGGCTCCAACAGTGACCACCACTGCAACTTCTTCCTCCCCGATTCTTGGCAAGGAGCCGCCTCTGGTGTCGTCCATCTCTCGGTGCTGTTGCTTTTGATCCCATCACTCCTCATTATCCTCAGCTACCAGAAACTCTTCACCTGCATTTGGAGATGTGGCACCGAAGACACGGCTGGCAGGAGGACAATGAGTCTTGTCTCgagaagaaaagtgaaaactGTCAAGATATTCTTCATCTTTGTCTCAGATTTCCTCCTGTCCTGGCTCCCTTTCTTCACAGTACAGTTGTGGCACCCACAGGAAACAGACTACAGAAAGAGCTCCTTGCTTTTCCTGGCTGTCACCTGGATCTCTTTCAGTTCCTCAGCCTCTAAGCCAGTCCTTCTCTACATCTATAATGCAAACTTCAGAACAGGGATGCAAGAAATTTGTTGCTTGTGGAAATACCACAGAAGCAATATCTACACCATTACCACCAGTTCCAGGACAACCAAAAATAATCACAGTGGGATCACAGATATCCCGGCACCAACCCAACCTCACCAAAGACTCCACCTGTGATGGTTTTAACAGAGAAGTCAAGGAGCATGAGCTTGCCAGGCCTGGTGAGTCCAATCCCACAAATACGTTTGCCAAGAGGGTTTCATTACTTTGAAAAGCTATGGGGGTCCTATATTCCCCCAGAAGAAGGAGGATCTTTCACTCTTTGGAAGCAATAAATAGCTACATATTTTAGAGCAGCTCCTAAggtacaaaaaaataaatgttccaTATTATTTAATGGCTTAGGTTTGATGCATTTGTTCTATTTCATTTCAGTTCTCATGTTCTGCTTTGGGGAACTCCTTTCCTGGAATCTACAGAACGAGAGTCCTTACACTCTCTACCTgtagagagaaaagggaaagaaagaagcacTGCTTGTTACAACCCCTGTAAAGGATGGGCCATAGTGTATAAATGCCTAAATCCACCCAAAGCCACCTAGGCTTCTTTCCAGGATGTCCCTGGGGATATTCCTGCACTGGGCTTGTCCCTCTTGTTCAGACCTCACTGGTCTGGTGGACAAGGTGGTGTTGAGTTAATGGCTTGACTTGATAATATGaagggtcctttccaacctaaacaattctaggATTCTGTCTCCTTCCAGTCTTCCTGTGCCTCCATTTCTCTTTGGGAATAACCTCCTCCTGGGAAAGTTGCAGCAGATTGTTTCAGCAGGGTTTGACTGCAGAAGGGGTTCCTGGACAAATTTCTGACTCACAGCTTAGGACTCTTTCTCCACACGATCCCCAACAGAGGAGCCTCGGGCTCTGCCATCCTGGGGCCTGTTCCAGTGTATGGCTGTGGAGCCACGGGGCCTGACTCCATTGCATGGAGTCATCAGATTTCctaggttggaagggagccctggccctgcacagatatcccaacaatcccaccctgtgcctgaaagcattgtccaaacactcctggagctctggcagccttggggccgtgcccattccctggggagcctgttcagtgccccagcaccctctgggggaagaacctttccctgatacccagcctgaccctccctgacacagctccagccgttccctgggtcctgtccttggtcacagagagcagagatcagatCTGTCCCTCTGCTGTTCCTTTGGAGGAAGCTGCAGACCCTGCCGAGGGCTGCCCTCGGTCTCCTCCAAGtcagttttttcccccctcacaacTAAAAATACAACTTCTCAGTCACTGGACACTGTTTGTCTCCCCAAAACAGGAACAGGCTTTTTCAACAATCTCTTCAAGGAAAGCTTTGTggattttttcaggaaaacacaAATGGATTCATCTCCGGGAACATTTTGCCCATGGAAACAAGATGGTGATGCTGTCATGTAAAAAGCTAGACTAGGCAGTGCTGCTTTTCATAAATTTCAGGGTTTCCTCTGTGCCTCAGGCTGTGTTAGGTGCAGATGttaattgggttttttggtaGCAATATACTTGTgcccctggctgtgcccaggagtTCTGGTTTTAATCTGTTTGTTTGAAGTTACAACAGAGCTGTTGTAATGTATTTTACCCTTTCATTACTAATGCAACATCTCACAGTGACTTCATCCACTTTAGCACAATTATTGGTCAAAATGCATTATGAATGGAGGACAGTGAGTAATTACTACTGCTAATTGAAGTATAAACTTTGCAATTACAGATTTCCACAAGATAGTTGTTAATTTTACAAATTTTGAGATATGGAATGTCCATCCATTGTTAACAGCTGgtgaaaaaaggacaaagaaagaCATGATGGAATTTTTAGTAGCTGAGTCTGATAAATATTCAAAGCTAagattaattatttaaattatataaATCTCTGTATTCTCAAAGTTAATTCTGAAGTGAACATGCCCAGAGATCAAACACAGCAAGGCATCCAAGTGAGCATTTGGGCTTGAGCACCCAAAGAGGTTGAATTTATCCTGAACCTGAAAATTGAAGACTTTATATCCTGAACTAAAAATGGAATTGTTAGTAGTAGTAAGGTGCATGGACACACCTTTGGAGGGTATATGTTCCTCATGCTGTACACACGGGATATAAAATGGCAATTAATATTATATAATGCATTCACAAATATCCCTTATAAATAATAACTgcttttccaattaaaaaagaataagTTTTTGCATCTTTCAGCATGTGTCAGACATACCCCATTGCCCTCACCATGATGAGTCATTGTCAAGGCCGAGAGAAACGCTGTGTATTTACACACCCCTCTGCTCCTATACATCCTCAGGACAGAAACTTTGCAAGTCAGTTTGTGCACCTGAATGCCAAATGGAGAGGGGTGTTAGTGTGCAAAGCTGGAGAATTCTTTGGTTTACAGTGGTACTTAATATAATGAGTGCATTTTACAAGTGCTCAACAATGCTTTAGCCAGTGTTACTGACCTTCTGACGTCCTGCTCTGTATTCTCACTAGAACATTCTTACTTAGAAGCCACTCTGAattttgtcttgttttccaCATTAGGGTAACATAAGATGAGACCTTTTGTTGTTGAAAGCATGTAGTGCCAGTCTCAGAATAAGATCAGCTGCAGGTGTTATATGTTAGCTTGGAGTTCCTGTTTCACGACTTCAGCGTGGGTCACTTGCACGTCTTGGGTTGCAGTATCAAAAgttattgatttattttaaaaccctcTTCAAATTTGCCCggttttcctaaaaataatCCAGTAAGTcacaatttttgtttaaaagtcAGCTTTTAATAGAATAATCCATGTTCAGCGCACTGCTGCTTTTGTTAAATTTTACTCCAGATGAACATCTAATTACCTGCTTCGGGAGGgtgcttttaaagaaacatttatGGGATGTTCTAGTTGCTGGAACACATACCTCTCAAGCTCACTCACTTCTTCCAGAATCCTTACTGTCACAgcagcttcttttcttttctactgTGAATTTTAAACAGATCTTATCACAGATATCTTTATTTAGATTTCCTGGATTCAGCCAAGCTATACATGGTCCCAGACTTCCAAAAGGTGGACAAAGCTGAAGTGCCTCAGATCCCAAGTGTCTTTGCTGAGCTCAGCATATCCAGCTGAATGTATTAATTCTGGGAAGAGTGTGGGTTCTGCTTCTCTCCTGGAAACCTCCTGGGTGACATTCTGAGCACCCAGAGCAGTGGGGTGGTACTCACCGTTCTGTGTGTAGGAGATCTAAATCAGCCTGGCTTACTGGGATTGCTTGGAATGCAGTGGGAAGACGCTTGGCCAGCCTCTGTGCTTGTGCTCTTTAAATCTCTGCAGAACAGACTAAGCCTGACTTCCTGGTCATGCTGCATGTGTGCACTGAATGTTACATGCTCTAGAAGCAGTGAGGGGTTTAGAACTGCTGGAGAAAGCAATAGACAGCTCTCTCAAAAAAATTACAGGAGATGGAAgtaagaaataagaaaatattctcCACTTTGGGCATGAGATGAATCATTTCAGAAGAGTTACTGCCTGAGGCTCCAGCTTAGCACAGAAAGAAGGTAATGTGGACCCGGTACATTAAGAATTTCAAGTTCAGTTTACTCCTCTTTAGTATCAGCTTGGTAATCCATTGAAGATTGTATAAAAGAGCCCATGGCCCACAGAAAAGAAGCTTTGTGGAAACTTTAGCTAAAATTAATAAAGAGTCTTAGTTGGCTTCTAAACTCATATATGTAAATGTAAAAAAGCCCAACTGCACTTACCTTGAAAGGATCATTGTCATCTTTCCAAACTGCCTCTTCAGTTATAACACACTGCTCCTATGTAAAGAGTCTCTCCTGAAGCAATAGTTCTATTTTGGTCAATCTTTTCAGATATACTTGAAATAAGCACCCACTTTTCATGGTGTTCTGTTACAACCTTAGAACCAATAACAGTATCCTTTTCCTCCAGTGCATCACTAATGATTTAAACAAACCCAATCAAACAATGCTGGGACACTTAATATAATTGAAGAAAGGAATCAAGTAACAGCTGAGGTTCACTATGCAAGAATTTATATTGCTGCTTATTATTTGAAGGTTCTCCGTGGCTCCTATCTGGTTACCTCTTCAGCAGTGACCAGAGGGAACCTGTTCCATGCAGTAGTTTTGTCTTCCTTTTATGTAACATAAGCATAACAACTTTGCCCTACATGGTAGCAGTTTATTTAAGTTCATCTGCTTTATTAATATCCAGATATTAAAAATGCTGTGGCTTTATATAAAGCTATACTATGATTTATAGTTAAAGAATTCTGCTGACCTAGTGAAGAGCACTTAAACTGCACACCAAGATTGTCCAGGCGAAATAACATGAGAACAGTGGCATTTGGCTGCATCATTCTTAAAATGACTCTCATGGAATGctttataattattatttgaTTTCCCATAGTGCCTCAAATGGCAAACAGGATCAGGACCCTGTGATGCTTGCATCTGTCTAATAGAAGTTAGTGCTCTTGAAACTTTGCTAAACGATGGTGCAAAAGTCATGGAGTCAAAACCTTTCCCAGTTCCTTCAGAGGAAAACACACTTCTTTGTCAGCTCTTTGACCTGGTTCTCCAGCTGTCATC encodes:
- the LOC138104768 gene encoding probable G-protein coupled receptor 19 yields the protein MDNSSGPVLLPTLLLLLQNMSSPKTSTFHAGYEMAEPPAPGAGSSRNHSLVEYGLRPGEIAAASVVWGALWLISVLGNFLVCLVIHRSRRTQSTTNYFVVSMACADLVSSVGSAPFLLLQLSSGRWMLGSGVCRLVRYIQYLTPGVQIYVLLTISVDQCYTLVHPLSFKVPREKVKRMTLVSWLCGALFASPACFLYGSNSDHHCNFFLPDSWQGAASGVVHLSVLLLLIPSLLIILSYQKLFTCIWRCGTEDTAGRRTMSLVSRRKVKTVKIFFIFVSDFLLSWLPFFTVQLWHPQETDYRKSSLLFLAVTWISFSSSASKPVLLYIYNANFRTGMQEICCLWKYHRSNIYTITTSSRTTKNNHSGITDIPAPTQPHQRLHL